Below is a window of Candidatus Bathyarchaeia archaeon DNA.
AAGATGAAGATCTCTTCGATTTACCGCGAAGTTAAGGACAAGGAAAAAGCCAAGGAATCAAGCTATTAAGTCAAAACCTCGCATCCGTTCTTTGTAACTAGAACAGTGTGCTCTGCTTGAGCCACTGGTTTTCCGCTAACTTCAATGAACACTGGATAGGCCATCAGCGTTTTCGAGGCCAAAAGCTCGGAGAAAGCCGACTTGTGCTTGTCCAGCGGCACTACGCTCTGGAGCCAACGCTCAGCAAAAGGCAGGGTGCGAAAATTCTCTAGAATAAAGTCGCAGAGCTTCTTGGCAAATTCACTCTTGAGTTTTTTCTGCTTCACAAAGCGAAATATGTGGGCTTCCTTGCCGGTTTCAACTCTTCCAGCCGCGCTTTTCACGGTGACGAATGGTTCAATGGCGTAGACTTCGTTAGATGCGATTCGGCTTGTTGAAATATGAGTGACATTAGGCAATGACCGCCCAGCATGTATCAGATACCGCGCCACTTGATGCCCAGTCAAGTTGGCAATTGGCTTGAGTCCATGGGATTCTATGTTCCTCTGGATTGCGCTCCCAAACTGCGAAGTAAACAGTCCGGGGCGAATTGTTTTGACACCCGTGTCTAACGCGTCTTCAGCAGCTGATACAAGATTGTCGAATTCGCGGTTGAAGCACACTGTTACCGCTGTGTCTGCGATGTAGCCGTCCACGTGGACGCCTATGTCAACTTTTACCAACGAGCCTAGCGGCACGGTTCGCTTGTCATTTGGGGGAGATGTGTAATGAGCTGCGAGTTCGTTTATGGAAACGTTGCATGGGAAAGCTGGTTTTCCACCTTTTTCTCGTATAGAAGCTTCAGTTTTCTCGCATATGCTAATGATGGGCATGCCTTCCCTGACCGCGTGTCTCATGAGTTCTCG
It encodes the following:
- the map gene encoding type II methionyl aminopeptidase — encoded protein: MSLSAEVIAKYRQAGKIAAEVRELMRHAVREGMPIISICEKTEASIREKGGKPAFPCNVSINELAAHYTSPPNDKRTVPLGSLVKVDIGVHVDGYIADTAVTVCFNREFDNLVSAAEDALDTGVKTIRPGLFTSQFGSAIQRNIESHGLKPIANLTGHQVARYLIHAGRSLPNVTHISTSRIASNEVYAIEPFVTVKSAAGRVETGKEAHIFRFVKQKKLKSEFAKKLCDFILENFRTLPFAERWLQSVVPLDKHKSAFSELLASKTLMAYPVFIEVSGKPVAQAEHTVLVTKNGCEVLT